cggacttggcccagtggttggggcgtccgtctaccacatgggaggtccatggttcaggcctcgggcctccttgacccgtgtggagctggcccatgtgtggtgctgaCTCGTGCAAAGGGTGCTGTACCACGCGgggatgtcccccatgtgggggagccccgccTGCGGGGAGTGCCCCCCCGTAGGGAGAGTGGCATAGCTCGAGGGAaggtgcagccttcccaggaatggcaccgcacacacggagagctgacacaagatgacacaacaaaaagaaacacagattcctgtgccgctgacaacaacagaagcagacaaagaagacgcagcaaacagacacagagaacagattactggggtgggggtggcggaaggggagagaaataaattaattaattaaaaaaaaaaagaatgtgtatgACTCACCCTTGTAAGCACACAAGCCTCAACATTAGAATAAAGCTACAGTGTTAATTAAATGCAAATTGAATAGAGTAAATCTCATCCCATTCCATCCTTACACCACACCTAAGGCAGCACATCAGTAATGCTCCTTATCAAGAGTAGTTTCACATTGAATCATGGATCCTTAAAACTAATTTCCTCCTAATTATAAATTAGTTCCCTTGTCTTGGTTTGACTTTACTAATGTTGAgggtttcttgttttgtttcatttctgaGCAGTACTTGTATTTGTAACAACTTGTATACCTAAACATAATGGGAAGCATGCAAGAAAGGTGTGGCTCCATCCATGTGGATTGGGTGGTTTTATATAGAAATAGTTTTGATATGCAGTACTTTATATTTTGCCTCATTATCTATAGAGTAAGAAGGCAAGTTAAGTTAGGAACAAAGAAATATATGACATATAAGCCCCAATTTTTCTCTTCACTGCAGGTCTTGAAACCATTGCCTCCAGCCCAGGAATGCCAGTGAAGTGCCTGACTTGTAATCTAATTCAGTCTAGGAAAAGGCTGGCAACTTCAagtgccagcagccagtcccacaCTTTCATATCCAGCGTGGAATCAGAGTGCCATAGCAGTCCCAGATGGGAAAAGGATCATCAGGTTAATGAGTTTTATCTTACCCGGAATAATTATATAAGTCAAAGTAATGATGGAAACACTTTGTACCTTTTCATCTAAAttctgaaaggaaataaaattgttaTATGAATGGCAGTCAAAGTGTTACCAGTAAGCAAGCGCACATTTTCCTGTATATTCCATCAAATTCTTTTGAGAAATATTTCACTTCTTATTCAGATGTGAAATTGTTCTTCCTTGACTATATAAGGAgagtccaatttttttttttttaattattgcagTACATTAATAGTAGACATTTGCCTTCTAGGCCTCAGATGGACTTTCTACTTTAATTCTTCACTATGGTATAGACATTAGTTAGttgggtctttttatttttattttttaacctgtaTCTTATTTTAAAACTCACTCTACCACGCTCTATGCTGTTTTTCCTCTCAGTTTCTAACTTAATGGAATGGTAACTCTTCTGGATCAGAAATAACTTTTAGACCACAAAGGTAACATAGTTGTGCCCTTAAAAGCGTCTATTCTGAGGAGATTGCTTACCCAATGAATGGATTTACATAAAATTAATTtacttcttttgtattttctgtttttgcccTTTAAAAGATATTAATGCTAATAGATATTGATAAGAACCAAAATTCAAAATTACACTACGGTAAAATCCTGACAAAATGGAAGGTTAAGTTAGAAAAATGttaatgtgcaaaaaaaaaaaaccaccacgttaatatgataaaataatttGGATTTTATCTCCTTCTTATTCTCAATAATAAGGTAATCTTCATTTTCGTTGGATATTTTTTTGTTAGGATTAAGTCAAATGGTTTTTCAGTTAAGGCAGAATTTCCCcatcttatttccttttctctttataCGCTGCTATATAGTAAAATCTGCTACAGGATAAACAGATTTTCATGCCTTGCTCTAGCTATCGTTCCACCTCTTTCCTATTGAAGAAAGCATATTGTGTAGTATTTCAAACTCTGTGTGACCTTCTTCCTCCTGCCTCTTCTGCCTGAAGAGTGTGATGGAAGGACTGTAGCAGAGATCCTCAGGCTAGGATCAGAGAAGAGAGGACCGTAAGGGACCCCTGATCACTTTACACTGATCCCGAAAGGCATCAATTTCTTTGCTCAAGGATCAGTGATTCGTAATTTGGGGAATTTCCTTTTTGATCCTGACTAACCATTCCTTATTATTTAAAGTAACTTAACAATAGTTTAGCAAAGTTTGATATGCACATTTCATAAGTAGACATTATTAGAGTTTACTGAAGATTCTCTCTAATTAAGTACTTTAAGAAATCCTGGTTACCATGCACCAATTTGCAATATGTCTAAAGCTCTGACTGCACATGAGTTCCCCAGATAGTTGGAATTCAAATAATTTTcaagaaaaacattttgtttCTCAGTTGCAACGTCAGTTTACTTTGCtgacaatggattaaaatccttctcattttggtttttaattatAAATCACTATGAGTTTAGTTTCATCCTGATCAGTTTGGTTTTATTGTGCTTGTATGAAatgatacatatttatattaacaatattttttgtttataattttccaGTAACTAGGCATCAAATCCCATGCAGTTAGTAATTCAAAACAGAACCATCCATACTCATACCAgttttcataacagcattattcacaatagccaatagGTAGAAACAATCCTGTTTCCTTCAGGATGATTGGAGAAACAAAATgcggcatatccatacaatgaaatagtattcagccataaaaagggcTGAAATTTTGACATATGCTTTCACTAGATGAAGCTTGAAATCATTATTCAAGTGAAataaacctgaaagaaaaaaaggacgaatatgtatgatttcatttctctgaaatatctagaataagcaaattcataaagacagccAGTACATTAGAGGTTGCCAGCAGCTAGGGAGAAAGAAgaattgcttaatgggtgcagtttctgtttgaggtgatgaaaatgtcccAGAATTAGATCTCGGTGATGGTAGTACAaaaatgtgaatataattaacaccactgaagtgtacacttaacaatggttaaaatgggaaattttgtggtctctatatattactacaataaaaatttttaagaaaaaagaatataccaTACCCTTATTGCAAAGCAGGTATACCTTGCCCCTAAATTTGCCTAAATATGTTGGCTATTAATTTGTCCTATTTAAATAACATGTAATACACTAACAAAATAAGTGttacatattttacttttattttatttatttaaagatttattttatttatctccctccccgACCCctggtgtctgctttctgtgtccattcgttgtatgttcttctgtgtccacttgcattcttgtcaggcagcaccaggaatctgtgttgcatcaccttgctgtgtcaactctccatgtgtgtggtgccactcctgggcaggctgtgctctttttttgtcttggggtggctctccttgtggggcgcactccttgtgcatggggcatacCCAtgcgtgggggcacccctgtgtggcatggcactccttgcacacaacaacactgtgcatggaccagctcaccacacaggccaggaggccctgggtatcaaaccctggaccttccatatggtaggcggacaccctatcggttgagccacatccgcttcccagtattACTTATTTTAGACCAGTATTTCACTCAAAGTAATGTGTATAAACTTATTCTGGGTGTTGTttatattgccttttttttttttttttagatttctttttgaggtaccagggccagggattgaacctgggacctcggacctcataagtgggaagccagcgctcatccactgagctacattggcttccctgagttggttttttagtttgttttgcttgttgtttgtctttgtttttagaaggcaccgggaactgaacccaagatctcccatgtgggaagcaggtgctcaactctttgagccacatccactgccttATGTTGCTTTTCAATTCTGGTTTTCCTTGTTCTTTTGTCTCACTGGAAAGTGGGGATAGGTAGCATAATATTTTATAGGGTCCTTTATCCCGCTTAGGTGGGAATCTTAGCTTTATAAAACTAAGAAAagtattttttcccctctcagGAAAGTGATGAGGCCTTGGGCTCGAAAATGATGAGTTTATATGCAACTGACAAGCCTTTATCTACAAAATATACTAAAAGTTTCAATAAAAAGGATCTCGAGTTAGCTCTCTCTCCCATTCATACCAGCAGTAGCGTTCCTGCCGCTGGAGACTCTTGTGTAAACATTGCTAAACACTGCTTCTCTGAGAAAACTTCCTGGGAAGGACGAGAAGGGCATGTAAATAACACGAATATGGGCACTGACACAAGACAGCCTGGCCTTCCCCAGGCAAGTCAGTGGGCTGTGGATTCTGGCAATATGACTGAAGAGCACCTTGGAAAGAAAGGCTTGAAAAGAAATTTTGAGTTAGTTGATTCCAGTCCTTGTCAGGAAATtatacagaataaaaaaaattgtatagaGATTAATCATAGTACTGAAATGACAGATTGTTATGCAAATCAAAGGACAGGCTTAACAGCTGAAGTCCAACACCTTACGCTGGCGATATGCAGAAGTCAGCAAAATGACCATGGTAATAAGAAGAACATTGTCAATTCTTTCACTGATAAACAACAGACACCTGAAAAATCACCTGACCCAATGATAGCAAAAAACCTTATGTGTGAACTGGATGAAGACTGTGAAAAGAATGGTAAGAAGGACTACTTAAGTTCTAGTTTTCTCTGTTCTGATGACGATAGAGCTCCTAAAAGTATATGTATGGACTCCGATTCGTCTTTTCCTGGAATTTCTATAATGGAAAGTCCAGTAGAAAGGCAGGCCTTAGATCCAGATAAAAGCATCAAAGAATCCTCTTTTGAAGAATCAAATATTGAAGACCTACTGACTGTATCACCTACCTACCAAGAAAATACCTTGCCAAAGGGCAGTGAGAATCCTGACATCCAAGACAGTAACCAAAGAATGTTAGCTCCTTCTTCAGAGATGCTGAAAACATTAACCCTCTCTAAGAGAAATGCTGTAGCTTTTCGAAGTTTTAACAGTCATATTAATGCATCCAGTAACTCAGAGCCATCCAAAATGAGCGTTACTTCTTTAGATGCAATGGAAATTTCAGGTGTTTATAGTGGTTCATGTCCCATGGCTATAACCCCAACTCAAAAAGGAAGAGTTTGTATGCCTTATCAGGTATGTTAAAACTTTTCTAACACTTTGTtctttgcattttagaaaaacTATCAAGTCCAGACATTTACCTCTTGACTGTGTACATCAAATAATTTTGTTCCCTTTGCTGAGAATGAGTTGCTAAGTGTTTTAGTGCAGAAAGGTAGTAATAACTTTATTCTTAACTATCATGTCTCTTTCTTTTAGTGtagctttatatatttttctaagaaatcaggaaatatagtCACATATTTTCACTCAGTCCTAGCACATTGAGATACAGAATTAAAGTCCACTCTACCTTACTGGCTTCTCAAGACCCACTTAGATGGATCTGTTTTCTTtatagaaaaaagtttaaaatatatttcaaatcttatttttattttctaaaccttTACCTTTATAAACCCAAagtttcactttttttcctttctttggggAGACatcataatatatataaaaagtataaaaccTGAACTTAGGGTTACAGGACTTGGGTTTTCCTCCAAAACTTATTGAGTGACTTAGAAGAAGTCCCTTTAACCTCAGAGTCTTTCTATCTGTTCATAGGTCATAATCTAGTCTGTTCTGCTGACTTCATAGGGTGGTTGTGAGGCAACAAAATGCCACGAAGACTGTTAAGTGCCATTTAGTACAGGATTTTATATTTCGTACCATCCTGAGTATTGTCCTAATACCTCAGTTATTTATCAGTTACAGCCTTCCTTAGTAATGAGAAGCTTGTATTAGTCCCTGCTATCAAGAAATtctttattgaggattttttcattgtttcttacaTATCCATATCTTACTGAAATAAttggtaatatatatatacaccatttAACCCCATTAGCTATTAGGGCTTTTCATAATTACAATAGTTTCAagtccattctctaaactcatcaaggatctgACTATGTATATTTTATGCCTGGCAACCTATGAGCAAGCTTTTCTATTGTTTTAGCACTTTCATTCACTGTAAAGAGAATTAAGATATTTGTTGTTTCTTAAATGCTTTTTGAATTAGCAGACCCCAAATCAGACCAAGGTGGGAACTCCATACCGAACTCCAAAGAGTGTGAGAAGAGGGGCAGCCCCTGTGGACGACGGGCGGATTCTAGGAACCCCAGACTACCTTGCACCTGAACTGTTATTAGGCAGGGCCCATGGTAAGGCATGTATGACTTGAGGTTTTGAAATGTTGCCTATCTGTGGCTATTTTCTTTTCAGGTAAAATTGTTTTGGAttacctaaaataaaacaaacttaaGCAAtacaaattttctcctttatgtATGGCATTTattgtagaaaaagaaaaaagaaatagccaTGGCTGTCCTACTCTCTGAATGTGAAAGCCCAAACACTAAAGAACCTGCAGCTGTTTCACCTTTGCCTTCTGGCTCCGTCTCCCATTCCCTCTGGCCATCCTGGAATTATCTTCCATCCAGATATTTCCTCGGGTCGGTTCTTGATTGGATTGGGGGATGTAAGTTTGGTCTGACCTCTTTGGTCCGCTGAAGTCTAATCCTGTTTAGAGCTTACCCTTCCTCATACCCTCGCCAGAGGGTTGAACCAGACACAAACCATCCTTCAAAATGGAACATGAGGAAAGAGTGAAAggatattttcatctgtctttcttccctttctctctctgacGATGTTTTTCCCTTCCTACCTTCTGGGTTGAATTCCATCTCTGTGCTTACTgctttctccccttttccttgGCTCCTTCATGATgggctctctccctctccctccccctactTTACCCCTTCTTCTGTCTTaacttctttgttcatttttttcctgagccTGAAAATAAGTCTCCGGCTTTATCTTCCCCTCACTGGCCAACTTCTCAGAGGTTTCCTGTTTTTTTTGACTGGTTATTTTTGTTCTGGCCATCTGATGGGTATCCTTACTGTTTAACCAGAACAGTCACCAGTGATGTCCTTACTGTCACATCTGCCAGCCTCTTCTCTGTCTTGTTCTTTGACCTGTGTTGCTTCTCCTGTTTCCTTCTCATCCCATCTTAGTACAGAAGTTCAAGATCCTGCTCTTAGCCCCTTTGCTCTGCACATGCTCTCTGCCAGGCTCTTCACTTCTTTGACCTCAGTGTCGCCTCTGTGGTGACGGTCCCCAGAGCTTTCTCTCTAATCCTGGCTTTGTCTGGGCAGTGCACTCAAAGCCAAACTGCCTGCCAGGTTCTACTAGTCGATTGTTGCATGTCAAAACTGACCCAGTTAGACACTACACGGTCCCTGCATCCAAGTATTTAAGCCTAGTTTGTTACATCTCTGCAGtgtttctcctttcctttgcTTCTCTGCCACTGCTCTCTGTGAGAACCTCATCTTTCACTTTAATACCTTTCTAACAGTCCTCCCAACTTCAGTCTATTTTCTGTAATCATTGTCACCAGATTCCTCTTCTTAAGACATAGTGTGGTTCAAGCCACTTCCCTCTCAAAAAGCTACTCTGGCTCCCTCTTACCTGCAAAATAAGATCCAAATTACTGATCATGGCATGCGAGGCTCTAAACACTCACACTAGTTCCATCTCTCAAACACATTCTTCACATGCCCTGTGTCCCTATTCCATTTCTTAAACATATTTATTCCCAGGTCTTCCTTTTACACATGGGTTTTGCTTAGTTTGGAAAAGTCAGTCCTCAGTAATCTTCCTGTCATTTCTCATCCTCTCATCATCAGTGCAAGGGTCACCCCTTCCATAAAGCATCCATTGATTACTGGTGAATTATCCATTTCTTATTCACTTAGTTTAAAACAATATCATTCTGCCAGTGTTGTGATTAGTTATTACCTCTATCTTCATTACAAAAGCTTAAGAAAATTTCTAAAGATCAGAATCTGGGTGTTTATTCTACATAGCACTCCAGGAGAATTTCTtggaagcactcaataaatgttaacaatATTGGTGATAAATTGACTATTCCCCTTTCTCTATTAGCCAGAGCAATTCAGTCCTGTGGGCAATTAGCTGATTTATGTCCAGTACCCTTTGGGTCAGTCATTtcccagggttttgttttgttttttgaggtactgggggtgggggattgaacccaggaccttgtgtatAGGAAGGCAGTGCTCcatcattgagccacattggcttccctgagttagtttcctcatttgctttgttgtttgtttttttgggaggcactgggaaccaaacctgggatctcccatgtgggaagcaggtgctgaactgctgagccacatctgctccccgtttCCCAGCTAAGTGGTCAGTTCTACCAACAGCTTGTTTACTGCATTGTAATTTTATCCTCTCTAATAGGATATAGTATGTAGGTAAGCTCCAAATTCCAGATCTTGTTAACTGTTTACCTCAGCTATCTAgtgatctatttttaaatttctattttctataaAAGTAATctgaaatgtagtttttaaaacaacaaataggacaacaaaatttataataaaaagtaGCAATTCCatgctctctccctcttcccccaaaCCTCACTCACTGGAGCAGTCATCTTTTATGGGaaaatatctttttcttattcatctttataGCCCTTCTATCTGACACAATACCTGGTACCTAATTTAATAGATGATGTAAGAATTAGCTCAtagttttaatataataaacctaaCTACTATTTTCTTATATGCAGGATTTCTGACTTCAGGTAAGTGAGCTTCTCTATAAAATAATATGGCAAAGCATATTAAATGAACAGTCAAAGTATAACTAGATCGCATTACGAAAGACATTTGTTTGCCCTTTCCGCTCACAtatgaaatacaaaaatgaactgtCTTCTGTCATCTGGGCAGGAAGGCATCCAGAAAGGTTGATTTTCTCTTGTGAAAAGATAGGCAGGCATGCAGTGCtctttagaatttttaaaggTAGTACAGTCTGAAAATACCACTTCCTTATTGCAACAGAGGAGGTAGGCATGGTAAAAATAGTTCAATTTTCAGCTACAAAAGCACTTGAATTTTCTAAACCATTTAATTCTGTTATCATTAGAAAATAGTGAGGTGTAACAATATCAGTCTATTCCTACAAATTGCAAAAGTGGGTTCTCAATTAGAAAGCCAGTAATGTAAACAAGGCCATTCTTTTTCTCTGGCTAATATTATTACAATTGCTCAGATTCATCACAACATGTGATCTTATTAGACTTTGACTCGAGTATATGGGTATGTGTGACATACCCGTGGGGAAATCGTGTATGTTTTTGACATGAGGACATTTTGCCTGAGCTGGGGAAGGGGTCCTAATTCCTAACTTaggggaaataaatatattttcccctgatttccccCACTTTCTCTGTTATTTGGTTGAAGCTTTTTTCATACTATCTAATCCATTGGAataattctttctgaatgctgctTAAAAGTTCTACTAACTGAGGTGGCTGGTATGTTTTTATAGTGATTACTATATAAGCAGAAACCTATAGACTATTTGCAGCTTGTGTTCCTTACAAGGAAGATGGAACGATGTGGCTTGCAGGTAAAGGCATTCTAAATTATTGTTCCTGTGGATAGATTCCACAATGCTTTCCTACTTGTTTTAAAATGGAATGGTGGCAATTGCTCATCAGAGTAATGAATTTTATGAAATTACCTTTAAAAGAGTGTTTTTCAGATTAACACTAAATTAGAATTGCTATCCTAAATTTATATTGATGTTAACCATTTTTGGACTGAAATTAACTTGATTAGGAAACTTTCTTCATAGAATTAATCCCAAGTCTAAACAAGATACAAAGTCATGTTTAAAGTTATTgtttaaaacatttctgaaaaaaaaaaagtttgtataTAAATGACACTTCCAATAAAGATTAATTTAGAAATAAGTTTTACCTATTAAAATCTTTCTTCTAATTATCTCTTCAAGCCATAGTTTGGGAATATTCTTTGTTAAATTAATTTGTCACTCTATTTTATTAAAAGGAATTATGTTACACTAAAAtgctctgtaaaaaaaaaagctcgGTAATTAAGACTTTCcctacttgtcaaattattcttCAATTAGTATAAATGCTGCTTAGTTATTAATAAATGACAAAAATGACTTTAACTTTAATTAGCTGTGGTAATTGCTAATCTTCTTGAAAAACAGAGAAGGAGGCATGAATGACAACGTTGCCTTAATGAAGGTAATCTGGGTTTTTCTACCTTATGAAGCCAGAAGAAAACCTTAGGAAATGGATGCCTTCTTTATGCACAAATATTCCTGTATTAATGTTTCCGTTGGTAAGACATCTGGAGGAAAAGTCTGCAAATTCATCTGTTTCCTCTTCAATTCCAGGTCCTGCAGTAGACTGGTGGGCACTTGGGGTTTGCTTGTTTGAGTTTCTAACTGGAATTCCCCCTTTCAATGATGAAACACCACAACAGGTATTCCAGAATATTCTGAAAAGAGgtgattctttttcttctattaagTTAGGTTCAATATTTAtgcatcagttttaacaaatgtaccacattagtgtaagatgttattaatagggggaaatgggaaggggtAGGGTCTATGGGAatccctttactttttttttttaaagattaatttttaaaatttatttctctcccctttcccccttgaCCCCcacgccagttgtctgttctctgtgtccatttgctctgtgttcttctgtgtcctcttgtatccttgtcagcgacactgggaatctgtctctgtttttgttcttgttgagtcatcttgctgcgtcagctctccatgtgtgtgacgccactcctgggcaggctggactttctttcgcctgggccgctctccttacggggcacactccttgcgtgtggggctcccctacgcgggggacacccctgcatggcagagcactccttgtgtgcatcagcactatgcatgggccagctccacacgggtcaaggaggccctgggtttgaaccgtgaacctcccatgtggtaggtggatgctgtatccattgagccaagtttgcttcccgCCCTTTACTTCCTATGTAACTTCTtggtaatctaaaacctctttaaaaataaagtttaggtggcggacttggaccagtggttagggcctctgtctaccacatggaaggtccgcggttcaaaccctgggcctccttgacctgtgtggagctggcccatgcacagtgctgatgtgcacaaggagtgccctgccatgcaggggtgtcccccatgtaggggagccccacgcgcaaggagtgcgccccataaggagagccgcccagcatgaaagaaagtacagcctgcccaggaatggtgccgcacacatggagagctgacacaacaagatgactcaacaaaaagagacacagattcccatgctgctaacaacaacagaagcagacaaagaagaagacacagtgaatagacacagaacagacaaccggggtgggggggtgaaggggagagcaatgaataaataaatctttttaaaaaataaaaaaataaaaataaagtttattatattttttaaaaagtcgtTTATCTCTGTGTATTATTATTTTGGACAGGGGTTAACAAGCTCATTTGTGTTTGTAGATATCCCTTGGCCCGAAGGTGAAGAAAAGTTATCTGATAATGCTCAAAGTGCAGTAGATATACTTTTAACCATTGATGACACAGAGAGAGCTGGAATGAAAGGTAAGGTTTTATGTTAATGAACTCTTTACCCCGACTTCTTCCAAGTGATGGTTGTTAATAACAATATCAAGTTCCAATATAACATTAAATACAGATAATATGACTGCTAAATTGAAAAAAAGATAACTCAGTTTATTTCTGCCCTTTAGGTAAGCATTGATATAGTTGCCCTTAATCCACAATAAAACTCAATGCAATCTTCACTCACTGAATTTTACATATCTCAACTGGTACCGTAAACAGTCTTACCTTGTCAGTATCATATTTTGCAAAGTCTGATAGAAGTAAAACATCAACAAATACAGGAAATCTTTTTTATCAAAGCCTTCTGTAATCTCTCATTGCTTCATTTCTGATACTATTTTCAGTTGACATATGTATCAAGTCCCAGGTTGATTCAAAGAAACAAACTTGGTACATTATGAaccattagatttttttttctcaatgaaGGGTATATATTAATCCTCACTTTTAAAACTAC
This window of the Dasypus novemcinctus isolate mDasNov1 chromosome 5, mDasNov1.1.hap2, whole genome shotgun sequence genome carries:
- the MASTL gene encoding serine/threonine-protein kinase greatwall isoform X3 gives rise to the protein MDPAAGSEKESGRGAAAGQDASRVPVPRPPSIEEFTIVKPISRGAFGKVYLGQKGGKLYAVKVVKKADMINKNMTHQVQAERDALALSKSPFIVHLYYSLQSANNVYLVMEYLIGGDVKSLLHIYGYFDEEMAVKYISEVVLALDYLHRHGIIHRDLKPDNMLISNEGHIKLTDFGLSKVTLNRDINMMDILTTPSMAKPTQDYSRTPGQVLSLISSLGFYTPVGENIQDSVDTLSTHVSETSQLSQGLVCHMSVDEKDITPSSKLLNSCLETIASSPGMPVKCLTCNLIQSRKRLATSSASSQSHTFISSVESECHSSPRWEKDHQESDEALGSKMMSLYATDKPLSTKYTKSFNKKDLELALSPIHTSSSVPAAGDSCVNIAKHCFSEKTSWEGREGHVNNTNMGTDTRQPGLPQASQWAVDSGNMTEEHLGKKGLKRNFELVDSSPCQEIIQNKKNCIEINHSTEMTDCYANQRTGLTAEVQHLTLAICRSQQNDHGNKKNIVNSFTDKQQTPEKSPDPMIAKNLMCELDEDCEKNGKKDYLSSSFLCSDDDRAPKSICMDSDSSFPGISIMESPVERQALDPDKSIKESSFEESNIEDLLTVSPTYQENTLPKGSENPDIQDSNQRMLAPSSEMLKTLTLSKRNAVAFRSFNSHINASSNSEPSKMSVTSLDAMEISGVYSGSCPMAITPTQKGRVCMPYQQTPNQTKVGTPYRTPKSVRRGAAPVDDGRILGTPDYLAPELLLGRAHGPAVDWWALGVCLFEFLTGIPPFNDETPQQISLGPKVKKSYLIMLKVQ
- the MASTL gene encoding serine/threonine-protein kinase greatwall isoform X4; protein product: MDPAAGSEKESGRGAAAGQDASRVPVPRPPSIEEFTIVKPISRGAFGKVYLGQKGGKLYAVKVVKKADMINKNMTHQVQAERDALALSKSPFIVHLYYSLQSANNVYLVMEYLIGGDVKSLLHIYGYFDEEMAVKYISEVVLALDYLHRHGIIHRDLKPDNMLISNEGHIKLTDFGLSKVTLNRDINMMDILTTPSMAKPTQDYSRTPGQVLSLISSLGFYTPVGENIQDSVDTLSTHVSETSQLSQGLVCHMSVDEKDITPSSKLLNSCLETIASSPGMPVKCLTCNLIQSRKRLATSSASSQSHTFISSVESECHSSPRWEKDHQESDEALGSKMMSLYATDKPLSTKYTKSFNKKDLELALSPIHTSSSVPAAGDSCVNIAKHCFSEKTSWEGREGHVNNTNMGTDTRQPGLPQASQWAVDSGNMTEEHLGKKGLKRNFELVDSSPCQEIIQNKKNCIEINHSTEMTDCYANQRTGLTAEVQHLTLAICRSQQNDHGNKKNIVNSFTDKQQTPEKSPDPMIAKNLMCELDEDCEKNGKKDYLSSSFLCSDDDRAPKSICMDSDSSFPGISIMESPVERQALDPDKSIKESSFEESNIEDLLTVSPTYQENTLPKGSENPDIQDSNQRMLAPSSEMLKTLTLSKRNAVAFRSFNSHINASSNSEPSKMSVTSLDAMEISGVYSGSCPMAITPTQKGRVCMPYQTPNQTKVGTPYRTPKSVRRGAAPVDDGRILGTPDYLAPELLLGRAHGPAVDWWALGVCLFEFLTGIPPFNDETPQQISLGPKVKKSYLIMLKVQ
- the MASTL gene encoding serine/threonine-protein kinase greatwall isoform X8 — protein: MINKNMTHQVQAERDALALSKSPFIVHLYYSLQSANNVYLVMEYLIGGDVKSLLHIYGYFDEEMAVKYISEVVLALDYLHRHGIIHRDLKPDNMLISNEGHIKLTDFGLSKVTLNRDINMMDILTTPSMAKPTQDYSRTPGQVLSLISSLGFYTPVGENIQDSVDTLSTHVSETSQLSQGLVCHMSVDEKDITPSSKLLNSCLETIASSPGMPVKCLTCNLIQSRKRLATSSASSQSHTFISSVESECHSSPRWEKDHQESDEALGSKMMSLYATDKPLSTKYTKSFNKKDLELALSPIHTSSSVPAAGDSCVNIAKHCFSEKTSWEGREGHVNNTNMGTDTRQPGLPQASQWAVDSGNMTEEHLGKKGLKRNFELVDSSPCQEIIQNKKNCIEINHSTEMTDCYANQRTGLTAEVQHLTLAICRSQQNDHGNKKNIVNSFTDKQQTPEKSPDPMIAKNLMCELDEDCEKNGKKDYLSSSFLCSDDDRAPKSICMDSDSSFPGISIMESPVERQALDPDKSIKESSFEESNIEDLLTVSPTYQENTLPKGSENPDIQDSNQRMLAPSSEMLKTLTLSKRNAVAFRSFNSHINASSNSEPSKMSVTSLDAMEISGVYSGSCPMAITPTQKGRVCMPYQTPNQTKVGTPYRTPKSVRRGAAPVDDGRILGTPDYLAPELLLGRAHGPAVDWWALGVCLFEFLTGIPPFNDETPQQISLGPKVKKSYLIMLKVQ
- the MASTL gene encoding serine/threonine-protein kinase greatwall isoform X6, which produces MINKNMTHQVQAERDALALSKSPFIVHLYYSLQSANNVYLVMEYLIGGDVKSLLHIYGYFDEEMAVKYISEVVLALDYLHRHGIIHRDLKPDNMLISNEGHIKLTDFGLSKVTLNRDINMMDILTTPSMAKPTQDYSRTPGQVLSLISSLGFYTPVGENIQDSVDTLSTHVSETSQLSQGLVCHMSVDEKDITPSSKLLNSCLETIASSPGMPVKCLTCNLIQSRKRLATSSASSQSHTFISSVESECHSSPRWEKDHQESDEALGSKMMSLYATDKPLSTKYTKSFNKKDLELALSPIHTSSSVPAAGDSCVNIAKHCFSEKTSWEGREGHVNNTNMGTDTRQPGLPQASQWAVDSGNMTEEHLGKKGLKRNFELVDSSPCQEIIQNKKNCIEINHSTEMTDCYANQRTGLTAEVQHLTLAICRSQQNDHGNKKNIVNSFTDKQQTPEKSPDPMIAKNLMCELDEDCEKNGKKDYLSSSFLCSDDDRAPKSICMDSDSSFPGISIMESPVERQALDPDKSIKESSFEESNIEDLLTVSPTYQENTLPKGSENPDIQDSNQRMLAPSSEMLKTLTLSKRNAVAFRSFNSHINASSNSEPSKMSVTSLDAMEISGVYSGSCPMAITPTQKGRVCMPYQTPNQTKVGTPYRTPKSVRRGAAPVDDGRILGTPDYLAPELLLGRAHGPAVDWWALGVCLFEFLTGIPPFNDETPQQVFQNILKRDIPWPEGEEKLSDNAQSAVDILLTIDDTERAGMKELKHHPLFSDVDWENLQHQTMPFIPQPDDETDTSYFDARNHAQHLTVSGFSL